From a single Rutidosis leptorrhynchoides isolate AG116_Rl617_1_P2 chromosome 5, CSIRO_AGI_Rlap_v1, whole genome shotgun sequence genomic region:
- the LOC139846855 gene encoding protein RGF1 INDUCIBLE TRANSCRIPTION FACTOR 1-like gives MGAGGPDEEEQKWPPWLKPMLQESFFVQCKLHADSHKSECNMYCLDCINRPLCSLCINQHKDHRVIQIRRSSYHDVIRVNEIQKYLDISSVQTYIINSAKVVFLNERPQPRPGKGVTNTCEVCERSLLDSFRFCSLGCKIVGTSKSFDRKRKISPEKKHLMLAVSDSEDSYSSSSYGGRRNNGRIHSFTPSTPPPTAASFRTAKRRKGIPHRAPMGGLVIEY, from the exons ATG GGTGCAGGAGGACCTGATGAAGAAGAACAAAAATGGCCACCATGGTTAAAACCAATGCTACAAGAATCATTTTTTGTTCAATGCAAATTACACGCTGACTCACACAAGTCAGAATGTAATATGTACTGTTTGGATTGTATTAATCGCCCTTTATGTTCTCTTTGTATCAATCAACACAAAGATCATCGCGTCATTCAG ataagGAGGTCATCGTACCATGATGTAATCAGGGTGAATGAGATTCAGAAGTATTTGGACATAAGTTCGGTACAAACTTACATTATCAACAGTGCAAAAGTTGTGTTTTTGAATGAACGACCACAACCTAGGCCCGGTAAAGGCGTAACCAATACCTGCGAAGTATGCGAACGCAGCCTTCTTGATTCATTCCGTTTTTGCTCTCTTGGTTGCAAG ATTGTTGGGACATCGAAGAGCTTCGATAGGAAAAGAAAAATATCACCGGAAAAAAAGCATTTAATGTTGGCGGTTTCTGATTCGGAAGATTCCTACAGCAGCAGTAGCTACGGAGGTCGCCGGAATAACGGCCGTATCCACAGTTTTACGCCGTCAACACCACCGCCGACGGCCGCCAGCTTCAGGACGGCCAAGAGAAGAAAGGGCATACCTCATAGAGCACCAATGGGTGGACTAGTCATAGAATACTAA